One Rhea pennata isolate bPtePen1 chromosome 3, bPtePen1.pri, whole genome shotgun sequence DNA segment encodes these proteins:
- the BROX gene encoding BRO1 domain-containing protein BROX yields the protein MTHWFHRNPLKATAPVSFNFYGVATTPGATKICNDLRLSRTRLLELFTDLSCNPEMMKNATDLYFSLLQGFIISLDDSSQECKLRYIQNFKWTDTLQGQVPSSQQDAVFELVSMGFNVALWFTKYASRLAGKEDVTEDEAKDVHRSLKIAAGIFKHLKESHIPKLITPVEKGRDLEARLIDSYIIQCQAEAQEVTIARAIELKHNPGLIAALAYETANFYQKADQTLSSLDPTCVGKWRKYLNLKTCFYMAYAYCYHGQTLLASDKCGEAIRSLQESEKFFAKAEELCKEYGETKGPGTTAKPSGHLFFKKLGSLIKNTLEKCQRENGFIYFQKVPAEAPQLELKANYGLVEPVPFEFPALNAHWTPETLAAFDLTKRPKDDTAKPKADEDVKPLKEPDIKPQKDSGCQIS from the exons atgacacaTTGGTTTCATCGCAACCCTTTGAAGGCTACAGCTCCTGTTTCCTTCAATTTTTATGGGGTAGCTACCACTCCTGGTGCAACAAAAATTTGCAA tgattTAAGATTATCTCGAACACGACTGTTGGAGCTGTTTACTGATTTGAGTTGTAATCCAGAAATGATGAAGAATGCAACTGACTTGTACTTCTCACTCTTGCAAG gttttattatttcactGGATGACTCTTCCCAGGAATGTAAGTTGCGATATATTCAGAATTTCAAATGGACAGACACATTACAAGGACAAGTTCCAAG TTCTCAGCAGGATGCAGTGTTTGAACTGGTTTCCATGGGATTTAATGTAGCTCTGTGGTTTACAAAATATGCATCAAGACTCGCTGGAAAAGAAGa TGTAACAGAAGATGAAGCAAAAGATGTTCACAGAAGTCTGAAGATAGCAGCTgggatttttaaacatttgaag GAAAGTCATATTCCAAAATTAATTACACCTgtagaaaagggaagagatttAGAAGCTCGACTTATAGACTCGTACATCATACAGTGCCAAGCTGAAGCTCAAGAAG TGACAATTGCCCGGGCTATTGAGTTGAAACATAACCCAGGTTTAATAGCTGCTCTCGCTTACGAAACAGCTAACTTCTACCAAAAAGCTG ATCAAACATTATCCAGTTTGGATCCAACCTGTGTAGGTAAATGGAGGAAATACTTAAACTTGAAGACCTGTTTCTATATGGCCTAT GCGTATTGTTACCATGGTCAGACTTTGCTGGCCAGTGATAAGTGTGGGGAAGCAATCAGATCTCTGCAAGAATCAGAAAAAT TTTTTGCGAAGGCTGAAGAATTGTGCAAAGAATATGGAGAAACCAAAGGGCCTGGGACTACAGCCAAACCTTCTGGACAtctcttttttaagaaattagGAAGTTTGATTAAGAACACTCTAGAAAAATGCCAGAGAGAAAATGGATTCAT ttattttcaaaaggTGCCAGCAGAGGCTCCCCAGCTGGAACTGAAAGCAAACTATGGCTTGGTAGAGCCAGTTCCTTTTGAATTTCCTGCCCTGAATGCACACTGGACTCCTGAAACACTTGCTGCATTTGATCTCACCAAGAGGCCAAAGGATGACACT GCTAAACCGAAAGCAGATGAAGATGTAAAACCTCTGAAGGAACCAGATATAAAGCCTCAAAAAGACAGCGGCTGCCAGATTTCTTAA